The following are encoded together in the Primulina tabacum isolate GXHZ01 chromosome 18, ASM2559414v2, whole genome shotgun sequence genome:
- the LOC142533645 gene encoding AT-hook motif nuclear-localized protein 15-like, protein MAHRWWAGNVGMNQAQSLHLVNTVEENAALNTGNASNSSGSNPNQNPDDGDNQENEDDLNPAGDLDISEPLSSSGRRSRGRPPGSKNKPKPPIVITKESANSLRSHVLEISSGSDISESIANFAQQRHCGVSVLSGSGIVTNVTLRQPAAPSGVISLHGRFEILSLSGAFLPAPSPPGAMGLTVYLAGGQGQVVGGTVVGALTASGPVIVIAATFLNATYERLPLEDESTNEGMEIQTSGANTGSICAPVADPPTSTASVPLYNLPPNLLPNGQMPPPNVFWAPPPRPPPY, encoded by the coding sequence ATGGCTCATAGATGGTGGGCAGGAAATGTGGGAATGAATCAAGCTCAATCGCTTCACTTGGTTAACACTGTGGAAGAAAATGCGGCTTTGAACACTGGAAATGCATCAAATAGTAGTGGAAGTAACCCTAACCAAAACCCTGATGATGGAGATAATCAAGAAAATGAGGATGATCTCAACCCGGCTGGAGATCTTGATATCTCTGAACCGTTGTCGAGCTCAGGCCGTCGATCGAGAGGACGGCCTCCTGGTTCGAAGAATAAGCCCAAACCTCCTATTGTTATAACTAAGGAGAGTGCAAATAGCCTCCGTAGCCATGTCTTGGAAATTAGTAGCGGCAGTGATATCTCCGAGAGCATTGCAAACTTTGCACAGCAGCGCCATTGTGGTGTTTCAGTTTTGAGCGGTAGTGGGATTGTTACGAATGTGACGTTGCGCCAGCCAGCTGCTCCAAGTGGAGTGATTTCTCTTCATGGAAGGTTTGAGATATTATCTTTGTCGGGGGCATTCTTACCAGCACCATCGCCGCCAGGTGCTATGGGGTTGACGGTCTACTTGGCTGGTGGTCAGGGGCAAGTGGTTGGCGGTACGGTGGTCGGTGCATTGACGGCGTCAGGGCCGGTGATAGTCATAGCAGCTACATTTTTGAATGCGACATATGAGAGGTTGCCTCTGGAAGACGAGAGTACTAACGAAGGAATGGAAATTCAGACATCGGGAGCGAATACTGGATCAATTTGTGCACCAGTGGCCGACCCCCCGACATCAACTGCATCGGTGCCTTTGTATAATTTACCTCCTAATTTACTACCCAATGGACAAATGCCACCACCCAATGTCTTTTGGGCTCCTCCGCCACGCCCTCCCCCTTATTGA